In Lycium ferocissimum isolate CSIRO_LF1 chromosome 7, AGI_CSIRO_Lferr_CH_V1, whole genome shotgun sequence, the sequence tagtattttggatcatctttcatttttacatctataaatatatattgaaatcttatatatatatatatatatatatatatatatatatataaaattccgTTATATGAAATCTTGCTATCAAAAGAATGCTTTTAAAATTCACTTAACTTGTTAAAATTGAAGTGGATCCTTGATCGATAAAACTGATGGAATGAATCCCTCTCATTTTGAGAATAACAATGAAGAAACAAGAGGAATCtgtgaagaaaggaaaaagaacaaGACAACTGACAAAACTTCGATTGTGTCGGAACAAAGACTTTATCATCAAATATCAAGACTAAAGGAAAATGGGCCGGGTAGAAGCAGTGAAATATTTGGGCCCAAGTTGAATGAGTTATGCACGGAAATTGGTCCAAGGCCGAAGATGCAAGAGTGACATATACAAGCAATATACAGATGAagaatatgcagatatacaaaTAAATGATCCTATGTATAATTCTTTCTAAAATGTATAGGTGTACAAAatacaatgtacaaaatacaaaaCTATCTTTATCATAGGTGTAAGTTTGTTAGAAGTTTACTTTAATTACATTTGCAGCCTTAGTCCCTAGGTTAGAGTTGTATAAATAGATGTACAGTTTATTCAATGAACTacaagggaaatttgcaaagttcttcttcaatttctatCATGATATCAGAGCAGTGAGCTCGATCCAGATCCCTTTTCagcatcaaaatcaaaatcaaaatcaacccCTTGCCTTGATCATTCACCCGTGGTAATACTGAAAACACCTCAGCAACATAGACTGGAAATGTTGTTTCAGTGGAAACAAACAGCCCCTATCACCTTCATCCCTCAGATACACCTGGGATGAATCTTGTTAGCACCATTTATTAAGGAAAAGGATACCCATCATGGAGAAGATCTGTGATGATCTCTCTTTCAGCAAAGAAGAAAATGGGCTTTATCAATGGTCATTACAAAGCACCAGATGAAAACTCTGCTGATTATGAGCAGTGGAATTGTTGTAATGACATGGTGACTGCCTGGTTGTTGAATTCCTTGTCCAAAGAGATTAAAGACAGTGTCATTTTTTCAAAGACTGCCAAAGGACTCTGGGATAGTCTTGAACATAGGTTTGGAAAGTCAAATGGAGCAAAACTTTTCCACCTGCAGAAGGAACTGAGCTTATTAGTTCAAGGTTCTACTGATGTCTCAAGTTACTTCACAAAGATCAAGAGaatatgggatgatttggattCTCTAAACTCGGATATAGTATGCACTTGCAACTGCACATGTGATGGAAAGAGGAAGTTGTCAAAATCATTTAAGGATCAGAGATTAATTCAATTTTTGATGGGTCTTAATGATGTCTATGCTCAGGCAAGAGGAAACATCGTGATGATGAATCCTTTTCCTGAGATGGATTATGCTTATTCCCTCCTTTTGCAAGATGAAAATCAGAGAGAAATTTATGCCAATACTTAGATTCTCACTGATTCAGCATAATTTATAGTGGC encodes:
- the LOC132062199 gene encoding uncharacterized protein LOC132062199 produces the protein MGFINGHYKAPDENSADYEQWNCCNDMVTAWLLNSLSKEIKDSVIFSKTAKGLWDSLEHRFGKSNGAKLFHLQKELSLLVQGSTDVSSYFTKIKRIWDDLDSLNSDIVCTCNCTCDGKRKLSKSFKDQRLIQFLMGLNDVYAQARGNIVMMNPFPEMDYAYSLLLQDENQREIYANT